The following are encoded in a window of Paludisphaera rhizosphaerae genomic DNA:
- a CDS encoding uracil-DNA glycosylase family protein, whose product MSTRVEVAASEKAKRRLVTLNAEIRECRLCHAAGYLNEADSVPIARDPEPDAPMPRILLVGQAPGLRATITDRPFAGAAGNKLRDWFEAGGIPREDFWRRIHFAAVTRCYPGRLPGAKGDRVPSPSEQALCHPWLNGLIDVIRPRIVLLVGLLAVRTFLGPVKSLAAVVGEATERDGVLYIPLPHPSGVSRWLNEPANVHAVARAMAILRSALREQRA is encoded by the coding sequence ATGAGCACGCGGGTCGAAGTCGCCGCTTCGGAGAAGGCGAAGCGGCGGCTGGTGACATTGAACGCGGAGATCCGCGAGTGTCGGCTCTGCCACGCGGCGGGGTATCTGAACGAGGCCGATTCGGTCCCCATCGCCCGCGATCCCGAGCCAGACGCCCCCATGCCGCGGATCTTGCTCGTTGGCCAGGCGCCGGGTCTACGCGCAACCATCACCGACCGACCGTTCGCGGGTGCCGCCGGAAACAAGCTCCGCGATTGGTTCGAGGCCGGTGGGATTCCTCGCGAGGACTTCTGGCGGAGGATCCACTTCGCGGCCGTCACCCGCTGCTACCCGGGTCGACTCCCCGGCGCAAAGGGGGACCGCGTTCCATCACCCTCCGAACAGGCTCTCTGCCACCCCTGGCTCAACGGCCTCATCGACGTCATCCGCCCCCGAATCGTCCTCCTGGTCGGCCTGCTCGCCGTCCGCACGTTCCTGGGCCCGGTCAAGTCGCTGGCCGCCGTGGTCGGCGAAGCGACCGAACGCGACGGCGTCCTCTACATCCCCCTCCCGCATCCCTCCGGCGTCAGCCGATGGCTCAACGAGCCCGCCAACGTCCATGCCGTCGCCCGCGCGATGGCGATCCTCCGGTCGGCGTTGCGAGAACAGCGTGCCTGA
- a CDS encoding methyltransferase — MHSLKLTTKCAVSSTLRNPAVWFGVQSSLGKAGRWFSWLEHVRRWNLDEQGRVEGFRSKCRSVFSDLKVLNGPFRGMTYPSMSSHGSALYPKLLGSYEGELHGVLETMMSRNYDAIVDIGCAEGYYAVGLGRCMPQARIYAYDTNAAAVQQCVEMARMNGVEVTTGGFCDQAVLKSLDLGKRALIISDCEGYENQLLDANLAKALSQHDFLVETHDFIQIESTRNVLKALEATHDCTVIDSMDDIHKAYAYNQPQLASFDLTERHWLLAEHRPAIMRWVFASSRVG, encoded by the coding sequence ATGCACTCACTGAAATTGACCACCAAGTGCGCCGTCTCATCAACACTGCGGAATCCCGCCGTTTGGTTCGGCGTTCAAAGCTCGCTCGGCAAGGCGGGCCGCTGGTTCTCATGGCTTGAGCATGTGCGCCGATGGAATCTCGACGAACAGGGCCGCGTCGAGGGATTCCGCAGCAAGTGCCGGAGCGTCTTTTCCGATCTGAAGGTCTTGAACGGGCCGTTTCGAGGAATGACTTATCCGTCGATGAGTTCACACGGCAGCGCGCTTTATCCCAAGCTGCTGGGGAGTTACGAGGGTGAGCTCCATGGCGTCCTCGAAACGATGATGAGCCGAAACTACGACGCGATCGTCGACATCGGCTGCGCAGAAGGCTACTACGCCGTCGGCCTCGGTCGGTGCATGCCGCAAGCGCGAATCTACGCATACGACACCAACGCGGCCGCAGTTCAGCAGTGCGTCGAGATGGCCCGCATGAATGGCGTCGAAGTCACGACCGGAGGCTTCTGCGACCAGGCCGTCCTGAAAAGCCTCGATCTCGGCAAGCGCGCTCTCATCATCTCCGATTGCGAGGGCTACGAGAATCAGCTCCTCGATGCGAACCTCGCGAAGGCGCTCAGCCAACACGACTTCCTCGTCGAAACCCACGACTTCATCCAGATCGAATCGACGCGCAACGTCCTGAAAGCCCTCGAAGCGACGCACGACTGCACGGTCATCGACAGTATGGATGACATCCACAAGGCCTATGCCTACAACCAGCCGCAGCTGGCGAGTTTCGATCTCACGGAACGGCACTGGCTCCTCGCCGAGCATCGGCCGGCGATCATGAGGTGGGTTTTCGCGTCTTCACGCGTTGGGTGA
- the rpoC gene encoding DNA-directed RNA polymerase subunit beta', translating into MSMGESAYDRINDYGAVKIGLASPYDIRSWSFGEVKKPETINYRTYRPEKDGLFCERIFGPEKDWECACGKYRGMKYKGMICDRCGVKVTHSRVRRKRMGHIELAAPVVHIWFFKAMPSRLGTLLDMKTSSLERIIYFQDYVVVDPGDTPLKETQLLTEEDFRKAREAYGDTFQADMGAEAVRKLLMRLDLVSLSKTLRENLQETTSKQKIKDLTKRLKVVEALRDSDNRPEWMVLEAIPVIPPDLRPLVLLDSGNFATSDLNDLYRRIINRNNRLKKLVDLNAPEVIIRNEKRMLQQAVDALFDNNRCKRPVLGSSNRPLKSLTDMIKGKQGRFRENLLGKRVDYSARSVIVVGPDLKLHQCGLPKKIALELFQPFIIRRLKELGHADTIKSAKKMLERRSEEVWDILEEVIRNHPVLLNRAPTLHRMGIQAFEPVLVEGNAIRIHPLVCKGFNADFDGDQMAVHLPLSIEAQVEAMTLMMATNNIFSPANGNPIISPTQDIVMGSYYLTALRAGEPGDGMTFSAPNEVFLAHSQGKVGLHAPIKLRLPAHRRLKGEGEKEFTPGMVVTTTAGRVVFNDILHPKMPFYNLALGQKQLQGIIADCYQILGRRETIALLDRMKDVGFRESTRSGLSFATDDLRTPASKDAIIAEAEKEVQRNNKLYNRGIITDQERYGKVLDAWTHARERITSEMMEALKNDTRENEGQKNYHNPIFLMAESGARGGVEQIRQLAGMRGLMAKPSGKIIETPIKANFREGLSVLEYFSSTHGARKGLADTALKTADSGYLTRKLADVAQNVVITIEDCGTSQGITKGVVYKGEKVEVSLAQSIRGRVSRVNIVDPITDDVIVRENEMITLKAALKLEDMQIEKIQVRSPMTCEAPLGVCRRCYGMDLATGQLVEGGMAVGIIAAQSIGEPGTQLTMRTFHIGGVATRAVEDKDVKSKRDGKVKFVSLNIVVNDEGKAIALSRNGEIQVLDAKGRELEKYDVPDGAVMTVEDGQEIKRGQMLCEWDPHNIPILSEVGGKVRFDDIVENETMKVEADPSGHVRRTIIEHKGDLHPQIVIVDAEGKTLDYKYIPERATIEVEDGQTISAGTLLAKTPREVGGTQDITGGLPRVTELFEARRPKEPAVIAEIDGRVELLEEKRRGKRTIVVRNESGIEREHQVPHGKFLRVHGSDRVRAGDPLVEGPLVPHDILRISGEEVVQRYLLREIQNVYRSQRVEIDDKHLEIIIAQMLRKVRVDSLGDTGLLPGSVIDKFEFRRVNNELMGCVKVKDPGETDFRVGDIVPRDTFEQENLRVEAANGKKAEWTRTKPAAASTQLLGITKAAVSSDSFISAASFQETTKVLTEAALAGKSDYLVGLKENVILGHLVPAGTGFKSHLDAEVRIHPDALEALAEKGSPYARYRDETPATAGAGKE; encoded by the coding sequence GTGAGCATGGGCGAAAGTGCCTACGATCGCATCAACGACTACGGGGCCGTGAAGATCGGCCTGGCAAGCCCCTACGACATCCGGAGCTGGTCGTTCGGCGAGGTCAAGAAGCCCGAGACGATCAACTATCGGACCTACCGTCCTGAAAAGGACGGCCTGTTCTGCGAGCGGATCTTCGGCCCCGAAAAAGACTGGGAATGCGCCTGCGGCAAGTACCGCGGCATGAAGTACAAGGGGATGATCTGCGACCGCTGCGGCGTCAAGGTGACCCACAGCCGCGTCCGCCGCAAGCGGATGGGCCACATCGAGTTGGCCGCGCCGGTCGTTCACATCTGGTTCTTCAAGGCCATGCCCAGCCGCCTGGGCACGCTTCTGGACATGAAGACGTCCAGCCTTGAACGGATCATCTACTTCCAGGACTACGTCGTCGTCGACCCCGGCGACACGCCCCTGAAGGAGACCCAGCTCCTCACCGAGGAAGACTTCCGCAAGGCTCGCGAAGCCTATGGCGACACCTTCCAGGCCGACATGGGTGCCGAGGCTGTCCGCAAGCTCCTGATGCGGCTCGACCTGGTCAGCCTCTCCAAGACGCTCCGCGAGAACCTGCAAGAGACGACCAGCAAGCAGAAGATCAAGGACCTCACCAAGCGGCTGAAGGTCGTCGAAGCCCTGCGCGACAGCGACAACCGCCCCGAGTGGATGGTCCTGGAGGCGATTCCGGTCATCCCGCCGGACCTCCGGCCGCTCGTCTTGCTGGATTCGGGCAACTTCGCGACGTCCGACCTCAACGACCTCTACCGCCGGATCATCAACCGGAACAACCGGCTCAAGAAGCTCGTCGACCTGAACGCGCCCGAAGTCATCATCCGCAACGAGAAGCGGATGCTGCAGCAGGCTGTCGACGCCCTCTTCGACAACAACCGCTGCAAGCGGCCAGTGCTGGGCAGCTCGAACCGCCCGCTCAAGTCGCTGACGGACATGATCAAGGGCAAGCAGGGCCGCTTCCGCGAGAACCTGCTGGGCAAGCGCGTCGACTACTCGGCCCGCTCGGTCATCGTCGTCGGCCCCGACCTCAAGCTTCACCAGTGCGGCCTTCCCAAGAAGATCGCCCTGGAGCTGTTCCAGCCGTTCATCATCCGCCGGCTCAAGGAGCTGGGCCACGCCGACACGATCAAGTCGGCCAAGAAGATGCTCGAAAGGCGCAGCGAGGAGGTGTGGGACATCCTTGAGGAGGTCATCCGCAACCACCCGGTGCTCCTCAACCGCGCTCCGACCCTCCACCGAATGGGCATTCAGGCGTTCGAGCCGGTGCTCGTGGAAGGGAACGCCATCCGGATCCACCCGCTAGTCTGCAAGGGCTTCAACGCCGACTTCGACGGCGACCAGATGGCCGTTCACCTGCCGCTCTCGATCGAGGCGCAGGTCGAGGCCATGACGCTGATGATGGCGACCAACAACATCTTCAGCCCGGCCAACGGCAACCCGATCATCAGTCCGACCCAGGACATCGTCATGGGTTCGTACTACCTCACCGCCCTCCGGGCCGGCGAGCCGGGCGACGGCATGACCTTCTCGGCGCCCAACGAGGTCTTCCTGGCCCACAGCCAGGGGAAGGTCGGCCTGCACGCGCCGATCAAGCTGCGGCTGCCGGCCCACCGCCGGCTCAAGGGCGAAGGCGAGAAGGAGTTCACGCCGGGGATGGTCGTCACCACGACGGCCGGCCGCGTGGTCTTCAACGACATCCTTCACCCCAAGATGCCGTTCTACAACCTGGCGCTCGGCCAGAAGCAGCTCCAGGGGATCATCGCCGACTGCTACCAGATCCTCGGCCGTCGCGAGACGATCGCGCTGCTGGACCGGATGAAGGACGTCGGCTTCCGCGAGTCGACCCGGTCGGGCCTCTCGTTCGCCACCGACGACCTCCGGACCCCGGCGAGCAAGGACGCGATCATCGCCGAGGCCGAGAAGGAAGTGCAGCGCAATAACAAGCTGTACAACCGCGGCATCATCACGGACCAGGAGCGGTACGGCAAGGTTCTCGACGCCTGGACCCACGCCCGCGAGCGGATCACCTCCGAGATGATGGAGGCCCTCAAGAACGACACTCGTGAAAACGAGGGCCAGAAGAACTACCACAACCCGATCTTCCTGATGGCCGAGTCCGGCGCCCGCGGCGGCGTCGAACAGATCCGCCAGCTGGCCGGCATGCGAGGCCTGATGGCCAAGCCGTCGGGCAAGATCATCGAGACGCCGATCAAGGCGAACTTCCGCGAAGGTCTGAGCGTGCTGGAGTACTTCTCCTCCACGCACGGCGCCCGTAAGGGCCTGGCCGACACGGCCCTCAAGACGGCCGACTCGGGTTACCTCACCCGTAAACTGGCGGACGTCGCCCAGAACGTCGTCATCACGATCGAGGACTGCGGCACGTCGCAGGGGATCACCAAGGGCGTCGTCTACAAGGGCGAGAAGGTTGAGGTCAGCCTGGCCCAGTCGATCCGGGGCCGGGTCAGCCGCGTCAACATCGTCGACCCGATCACCGACGACGTGATCGTCCGCGAAAACGAGATGATCACGCTGAAAGCGGCGCTCAAGCTCGAGGACATGCAGATCGAGAAGATCCAGGTCCGCAGCCCGATGACCTGCGAGGCGCCCCTGGGCGTCTGCCGCCGGTGCTACGGCATGGACCTGGCGACCGGCCAGCTCGTCGAGGGAGGCATGGCCGTCGGCATCATCGCCGCCCAGTCGATCGGCGAACCGGGCACGCAGCTCACGATGCGAACGTTCCACATCGGCGGCGTGGCCACCCGCGCGGTCGAGGACAAGGACGTCAAGTCGAAGCGCGACGGTAAGGTCAAGTTCGTGAGCCTGAACATCGTCGTCAACGATGAAGGCAAGGCGATCGCCCTGTCGCGCAACGGCGAAATCCAGGTCCTCGACGCCAAGGGGCGCGAGCTGGAGAAGTACGACGTTCCCGACGGCGCCGTGATGACGGTCGAGGACGGGCAGGAGATCAAGCGCGGGCAGATGCTCTGCGAGTGGGACCCGCACAACATCCCGATCCTCTCCGAGGTCGGCGGCAAGGTCCGCTTCGACGACATCGTCGAGAACGAGACGATGAAGGTCGAGGCCGACCCCTCAGGCCACGTCCGTCGTACGATCATCGAGCACAAGGGCGACCTGCACCCGCAGATCGTCATCGTCGACGCCGAAGGCAAGACGCTCGACTACAAGTACATCCCCGAACGTGCCACCATCGAGGTCGAGGACGGTCAGACTATCAGCGCCGGTACGCTGCTGGCGAAGACCCCTCGCGAAGTGGGCGGCACCCAGGACATCACCGGCGGTCTGCCCCGCGTCACCGAGCTGTTCGAGGCCCGGCGACCCAAGGAGCCCGCGGTCATCGCCGAGATCGACGGCCGCGTCGAGCTGCTTGAAGAGAAGCGCCGCGGCAAGCGGACCATCGTCGTCCGCAACGAGAGCGGCATCGAGCGCGAGCACCAGGTCCCCCACGGCAAGTTCCTCCGCGTTCACGGTTCCGACCGCGTCCGCGCCGGCGACCCGCTGGTTGAAGGCCCGCTCGTTCCGCACGACATCCTTCGCATCTCCGGCGAAGAGGTCGTCCAGCGTTACCTCCTCCGCGAGATCCAGAACGTCTACCGGTCCCAGCGCGTCGAAATCGACGACAAGCACCTGGAGATCATCATCGCCCAGATGCTTCGCAAGGTCCGCGTGGACAGCCTGGGCGACACCGGCCTGCTGCCGGGCTCGGTCATCGACAAGTTCGAGTTCCGCCGGGTCAACAACGAGCTGATGGGCTGCGTGAAGGTCAAGGATCCGGGCGAGACCGACTTCCGCGTCGGCGACATCGTCCCCCGCGACACCTTCGAGCAGGAGAACCTCCGCGTCGAGGCCGCCAACGGCAAGAAGGCCGAGTGGACCCGGACCAAGCCCGCCGCCGCGAGCACCCAGCTTCTGGGCATCACCAAGGCGGCCGTCTCGTCCGACAGCTTCATCTCGGCCGCCAGCTTCCAGGAAACCACCAAGGTCCTCACCGAGGCCGCGCTCGCCGGCAAGTCCGACTACCTCGTCGGTCTGAAGGAGAACGTGATTCTCGGCCACCTCGTCCCGGCGGGTACGGGCTTCAAGTCCCACCTGGACGCCGAGGTCCGCATCCACCCCGACGCCCTGGAAGCGCTCGCCGAGAAGGGCTCCCCCTACGCTCGGTACCGCGACGAGACCCCGGCCACGGCCGGCGCCGGCAAGGAATAA
- a CDS encoding esterase/lipase family protein: MREKQGRVAERREGRGPICEGFMDDARRIGVPVARRRFLWGAAAAMAGPSLVQAAGDSGHALNHAGSTKLKAHLAEHAGSRDGVELYYQAAVFAYAAMAADPTGRESGRAMALYNECLAGCLRVASRHRAIDPRSSLVLRTSRGEVAVPIVHRGFVWSPSEFHGLIPPSTAPRNPSNARDHTRAGLGAPQVVRRCNPQATAADAFLPTTSYFPATAALRPDLDAWLNGGGPGPGDVLELVDPLRVGCVEGPGAGRPLAYDLDAPIAFLEHETIGPFQSGWEGLVNPSQDPNRAFLNLLEPFQPGKTPVVFVHGLYDSPYTFTDLMNGLRLRPGFLDRYQIVGYRYPTGLTFLHTAALFRRDMYRFAAAVDPAQADPGVQNSVLVGHSMGGLVMKTLMVSSGCTFWNQVCNRPLEALATAEQSRASLSALFFFEPVPTIRRAIFVATPHNGLSAAAQPGGVITEALTRRPRDLDGLIGQLNRDNPGAILPYMHDLPNCIGMLRRREPTHRALRDLAIDPAIQYHTIAGTGRILPAAISHGDGVVPVGSAHHEGAASETLVPETHTTINPSEYTLVEVERILRLHAGS, from the coding sequence ATGAGGGAGAAACAAGGACGCGTCGCGGAGCGGCGTGAAGGTCGGGGACCGATCTGCGAGGGGTTCATGGATGATGCTCGGCGGATCGGCGTCCCCGTGGCGCGACGGCGCTTCCTTTGGGGGGCCGCCGCTGCGATGGCCGGGCCCTCGCTCGTTCAGGCTGCGGGCGACTCCGGTCATGCGCTGAACCACGCCGGCTCGACGAAGCTCAAGGCCCATCTCGCCGAGCACGCCGGAAGTCGAGACGGGGTTGAGCTTTACTATCAGGCGGCGGTCTTCGCCTACGCCGCGATGGCCGCCGACCCGACCGGCCGCGAATCGGGCCGGGCGATGGCTCTCTACAACGAGTGCCTCGCCGGTTGCCTGCGGGTCGCGTCCCGTCATCGGGCGATCGACCCCCGGTCGAGCCTGGTTCTCCGGACGTCCCGGGGCGAGGTCGCCGTACCGATCGTCCATCGCGGGTTCGTCTGGTCCCCCTCCGAGTTCCACGGGCTGATCCCCCCCTCCACCGCCCCCCGGAATCCGTCCAACGCCCGCGACCACACCCGGGCCGGCCTGGGGGCTCCCCAGGTGGTCCGGCGCTGCAATCCGCAGGCGACGGCCGCTGACGCCTTCTTGCCGACCACCAGCTACTTTCCCGCCACGGCCGCCCTTCGGCCTGACCTCGACGCCTGGCTCAACGGCGGCGGACCCGGGCCGGGCGACGTGCTGGAACTCGTCGATCCCCTTCGCGTCGGCTGCGTGGAGGGTCCAGGGGCCGGCCGTCCCCTGGCCTATGATCTCGACGCTCCCATCGCCTTCCTCGAACACGAGACGATCGGGCCGTTTCAGTCGGGCTGGGAAGGCCTGGTCAACCCGAGCCAGGATCCCAACCGGGCGTTCCTGAACCTGCTGGAGCCGTTTCAGCCGGGCAAAACTCCTGTCGTCTTCGTCCACGGCCTGTATGACAGCCCGTACACGTTCACCGACCTGATGAACGGCCTGCGGTTGCGGCCGGGGTTTCTGGACCGTTACCAGATCGTGGGCTATCGCTATCCCACCGGCCTGACCTTCCTGCACACGGCGGCCCTCTTCCGTCGCGACATGTACCGCTTCGCCGCCGCCGTCGACCCCGCGCAGGCAGACCCCGGCGTGCAGAACTCCGTGCTGGTCGGACACAGTATGGGCGGCCTGGTCATGAAGACGCTGATGGTCTCGTCCGGCTGCACCTTCTGGAACCAGGTCTGCAACCGTCCTCTGGAGGCGCTGGCGACCGCGGAGCAGTCGCGGGCCTCGCTCTCGGCCCTGTTCTTCTTCGAACCGGTCCCCACGATCCGGCGGGCGATCTTTGTGGCGACCCCTCACAACGGCCTCAGCGCCGCAGCCCAGCCCGGCGGCGTGATTACCGAGGCCCTGACTCGACGCCCCAGAGACCTCGACGGCCTGATCGGGCAGCTCAACCGCGACAACCCCGGCGCGATCCTCCCTTACATGCACGACCTGCCCAACTGCATCGGTATGCTCCGGCGTCGCGAGCCCACCCACCGGGCGCTCCGCGACCTGGCGATCGATCCTGCGATCCAGTATCACACCATCGCCGGCACCGGGCGGATTCTGCCAGCGGCGATCTCCCACGGCGACGGCGTCGTCCCCGTCGGCAGCGCCCATCACGAGGGGGCTGCCAGCGAGACCCTCGTTCCCGAGACCCACACGACGATCAACCCCAGCGAGTACACGCTCGTTGAGGTCGAGCGAATCCTCCGTCTCCACGCTGGAAGCTGA
- a CDS encoding Uma2 family endonuclease: MSTVAKPTQSTIPPLENGDRLTRAEFERRYEAMAGVRAELIEGAVHMPSPVHAARHAEPHAHLIGLLFNYKIATSGVRLFTDSSVRLDLDNEPQPDASLTIDPRCGGQSKLSQDDYIEGAPELVAEVSSSTVSIDLGSKLNAYRRNGVLEYLVWRVRDRAFDWFILREGSYVPLVPDADGLLKSQTFPGLWLDPEAMLADDLPRVIAALNRGLASPEHAAFVQRLQEGGG; this comes from the coding sequence ATGTCGACCGTCGCCAAGCCGACCCAGTCCACGATCCCGCCCCTGGAAAACGGCGACCGTTTGACTCGCGCCGAGTTCGAACGCCGGTATGAGGCCATGGCCGGAGTCCGCGCCGAGTTGATCGAAGGAGCCGTCCACATGCCCTCGCCGGTCCATGCCGCTCGTCATGCCGAGCCCCATGCCCACCTCATCGGTCTGCTGTTCAATTACAAAATTGCGACTTCGGGAGTTCGGCTCTTCACGGATTCAAGCGTTCGCCTCGACCTCGACAATGAGCCCCAGCCAGACGCTTCCCTTACGATTGACCCTCGCTGTGGCGGGCAGTCCAAACTATCTCAAGACGACTATATTGAAGGCGCCCCGGAACTGGTCGCCGAGGTCTCCTCGAGCACGGTCAGCATCGACCTAGGGTCTAAGTTGAATGCTTATCGTCGCAATGGGGTCCTCGAGTATCTGGTCTGGCGGGTCCGCGACCGGGCCTTCGATTGGTTTATTCTTCGCGAGGGAAGCTATGTTCCCCTCGTCCCCGACGCCGACGGCCTCCTGAAGAGTCAGACTTTCCCCGGCCTCTGGCTCGACCCTGAGGCGATGCTCGCCGACGACCTGCCGCGTGTGATCGCCGCGTTGAATCGGGGGCTTGCCTCGCCGGAGCATGCGGCGTTCGTCCAGCGGCTTCAGGAGGGCGGGGGATGA
- a CDS encoding ABC transporter ATP-binding protein, which translates to MDDRIAISIENVSKFYRDQVALDGLSLSVPEGSVFGLLGENGAGKTTTIQILLGMIRADAGRAKVLGLDPGTEGLEVRRRVGYVPEVPTLYDWMTVAEIGWFAAGFHPEPVVGPAGFLARYGESTRGFGLPPDRKIKALSKGMRAKVSLSLAMASDPGLLILDEPTSGLDAMVRREFLESMVDLAASGRTVFLSSHQLGEVERVASHVALLHKGKLILAEPLEDLRARTFLLAVNFQSRDHDPAPPASLPLELIDAADAPRQAHWLVRARDRSACEAVRNLPGVESVRIETPSLEDVYVGYMRGRRPTPSSPPSSAIHVA; encoded by the coding sequence GTGGACGACCGAATCGCCATCTCGATCGAAAACGTGAGCAAGTTCTACCGCGATCAGGTCGCGCTCGACGGCCTCTCGCTAAGCGTCCCCGAAGGCTCGGTCTTCGGGCTGCTCGGCGAGAATGGGGCGGGCAAGACGACGACGATCCAGATCCTCCTGGGAATGATTCGAGCCGACGCCGGTCGAGCGAAGGTGCTGGGGCTGGACCCGGGTACGGAGGGATTGGAGGTCCGCCGTAGGGTCGGCTACGTCCCCGAGGTCCCGACGCTCTACGACTGGATGACGGTCGCCGAGATCGGCTGGTTCGCCGCTGGCTTCCATCCGGAGCCGGTCGTCGGTCCGGCTGGTTTTCTCGCGCGTTACGGCGAGTCGACCCGCGGCTTCGGCTTGCCGCCGGACCGGAAGATCAAGGCCCTCTCAAAGGGGATGCGGGCCAAGGTCTCGCTCTCGCTGGCGATGGCCTCGGATCCGGGACTGCTGATCCTTGACGAGCCGACGTCGGGCCTGGACGCGATGGTCCGGCGCGAGTTCCTGGAGAGCATGGTCGACCTCGCCGCCAGCGGGCGGACCGTCTTCCTCTCCAGTCACCAACTCGGCGAGGTGGAACGCGTCGCCAGCCATGTGGCGCTCTTGCACAAGGGCAAGCTGATCCTGGCCGAACCGCTCGAGGACCTCCGCGCCAGGACCTTCCTGTTGGCGGTGAATTTCCAGAGCCGAGACCATGACCCGGCCCCGCCGGCCTCGCTGCCGCTGGAGTTGATCGACGCGGCCGACGCTCCACGGCAGGCCCACTGGCTGGTTCGCGCTCGCGACCGCTCGGCCTGCGAGGCCGTCCGCAACCTTCCGGGCGTGGAGTCGGTCCGAATCGAGACTCCCTCGCTCGAAGACGTGTATGTGGGCTACATGCGAGGTCGACGCCCGACGCCGTCCTCGCCTCCCTCGAGTGCGATCCACGTCGCCTGA
- a CDS encoding GntR family transcriptional regulator, with protein sequence MLIDLNESDGRPIYGRIADRIKFAIAGEVLRPGELAPSVRELSKQLVVNPNTVARAYRDLQGEGLLEPVRGTGLQVAVGATERCRLARKDHVRARLRAAFDEVRETGLPAGEIEAILHEEWSRGQGGDQANGKGA encoded by the coding sequence ATGCTGATCGACCTGAACGAGTCGGACGGCCGGCCGATTTACGGGCGGATCGCCGATCGGATCAAGTTCGCGATAGCGGGAGAGGTTTTGCGGCCCGGGGAGTTGGCTCCATCAGTCCGCGAGCTGTCCAAGCAGTTAGTGGTGAACCCCAACACGGTGGCGCGGGCGTACCGCGATCTCCAGGGAGAGGGGTTGTTGGAGCCGGTGCGAGGGACGGGCCTGCAGGTCGCCGTCGGGGCGACTGAGCGTTGCCGGCTGGCTCGAAAGGACCACGTTCGCGCCCGCCTCCGCGCGGCGTTCGACGAGGTCCGCGAGACGGGACTGCCGGCGGGGGAGATCGAGGCCATCCTCCATGAGGAGTGGTCGCGAGGGCAGGGCGGGGACCAGGCGAACGGGAAGGGGGCCTGA